Below is a window of Planctomycetia bacterium DNA.
TGAGGCCAGCTTCGATAGTTTTGCCCAGGCCAACATCATCAGCGATAAAGAGATTCACACGTGGTAGGAGCAGTGCCTTACGCAGAGGTTCAAATTGATACCATTCGACTTTGATGCCTGCCCTGAATGGAGCTTGGAACAGATTGGGGTCAGTAGCGGTAAGACAGTTCCATCGCAGGGTGTTCAAGTAGGCGGAGAACAGAGCTGGTTGATCAAACCCTCGTTTGGCTATGGCGTCCCAGGCTTCAGCCCGTTGGACTGCTGCATCGACTTCCTTCTCCCAGAGTACTTCTAATCGTTGGCCCTGGGCATCGTCGTCAACGCAAGAGAGTTGAACCAGTGTACTGTCTTCTGACTTCGCACCAGCAGTGACCTCTTCCACCAAGTAATGACGTTGCCTGACGTGAGCAATTTGCCCAGGCTTTGGAAGTGTAGAATTAACCGGCATTCACTATCCTTTTTTGCAAAACATCCAGCACCTAAGAATAGATGGAGTGGATGGAAAGTGCAAATAAGAATCGGACTATCTGTTGCAGCCAAGTAGAATCTCATGAACCGCGTGTGTGCCGATCATGGCCACAATGCGAAAGGAGCCGACCCATGTCGAATTGGAAGCGGCTGCCACCCAACGCCGGGATTCACTCACTCATCAACATAAAGTTCGGAGCGCAGGAACATCCTGATCGGATTATTTACCCAGACTTGAACGATGGGTCGCCCCTAGTGCTAGCCACTGACTACTCCGGTGAACACGAGGCACCAGACTTCCGCGTACTCGGCTTCCTGCTAACCACGGAGAAATCGATCGAGTCAGTCTGGGAACCGGCGAGGCTTGAGGTGCGGAATAAATATCTCCACAACAATCGCCATATGTCGTTCAAGAATCTCGACGACGGGCTTCGGATCAAGGCGTTCCCGACCTTCCTAAATGCGGCAACACAGTTGAATGGGGTATTGGTCTGTGTCGCGGTGGAGAAGTCGTTTCAGCTCGCTATGAAAGAAGCCCTTCAACCACTTCAATACGACTGGGTTCCTGAGCCTCTTGAAAAGATGCTCGAAATCTGCAATTTCGGTGCTGGGCTTGTCAACGGGCTTAGGAGTCCGGGGCAGAACATCGGATGGATCACAGATGATGATGCGATAGTCGTCAATGAAAATGCAAAAGCCGATGCATCAGCGATTATGACCTCCGGACTGTATCGGTATCCGGGCGAAAAGTCCCAGTTCGGCTTCGCCGTGGCCAGTGAGTTCACGGAGGATGGATTACGTGCCGAAGACCTGCTTGCAATTCCCGACCTTGCTGCCGGAGCTTACTCCGAATCGCTGATGACTATGGGGAAAGAAAACATCCCTACGACCAGCAGTGGGCCGATTGGGAGGCCAATTTACCTGAAGACCAAATCGACTCTCATCAATGGCTTCCTTTCCCAACGAGGGAACGCACTCAAGACAATGTCCTGTATGGTTCGGTGCCATCCGGAAGGTATGATCCTGTCCTTCGGCAATCCATTCGTCCGACTACCTAGACCCGGCGAATCCACCGAAGGGGCGGTGCCTACCAATGAGAAGTGGCGGAAATCGCTTGCAGTAGAACTGGAAAGAATTGGTGCGGACCCGGATGTGATCTTGAAGAACATGGGGCTCGAACCTCCATTTGGAGATGATCGATAATCGTACGGCCGGTTGATCCTGAGACACAGCCAGTGCTTCAGGCAGACACGATGCCATTCACTTAGCGCTACTTAAATCGCGGTTTTCAACTTACTCCAAATCTATGATCGGTTCAAGGAACCGATCATAGATTGTAGGAAAGAGCAATATTATGCGTTCATTCTCTTCTCGATCTTCTCGTAATCTTTGAGTACCCCAAGTTCACGGGCTATCAACTCTATGTCCACATGCCCCTCGAGGATATTGTTATGACTGAGATCGAGGATGTAATAATCTCCCAAGTCACGCCACCATAGTCCACCACGGTATTTTTTAAGTTGGTTATCATTTTTTTTTCAGAACCCGATTTATCCGCATTACAACAGCCCGTTCGGTTACACTGGCATGCACATTCACTAGTCTAATACTTTGCGGAGCAGTAGCAGTTTGCTTTGCCCACTCGGTTCCTGCCTTCACCCCAAGCTCGAGTTGAAGTGACTCGTGCTTCGCTTGCGTTTGAGCAAGCCTTGCAAAACATGACATGACATACCTCCGGTACCCTGAATCGTGGCAGTGCACCCCTTGCCAAGTTCAGGTGTTTGTAAAAACGAAATGTTCGGTGAACAAATGCAACCGAACATCCTACCATGCCATGCCAAACTGCGTTGCGCAGCTTAATGATGTGGTGCATAGTGCTATACAAGCACATGTTTAAGTTTAGAAAGGACATTCAAGGCGTCCAGAGTCAAGTGATTATTTTAAGTGGTTATGTCGGACATCGATACTTCTTTGCAGATGAACAAACAGCCATTGGAGCTGACATCATCCTCGTAGCAAACACAAGAAAAGAGTAGCACGCAAAAAGGAAAAAGGTCGGTACTGCACATTGATGAGTACATCAAGACCTACCATACTCCTGTCATCACCTGCATACCGGAGGCAATGTGACCTCGTTGGCCGTCTCCTGTGGAATACGGCAAAGAGAATGACAAGCAGGCGGCACAGTCATCCAGATATCGAAGCGTTCAGTATGGCTCGGTGGCTCACACTGTTGTTTTTTCACTGAAGCGACTGGAGTTTAGCGCCCTACTCGAACCTCAACTCTTGAACGTACTGTGCGATCTCACCCAGGGCAATCATCGCCTTGCAGGATTCAGGCAGTTGTTAATGTGATTGAAGACGATAATTCAGTATTCCCATGAGGAAGTTGAGAACTGCTGACGGTCGGGGTATTCTTCAATCGCACTGAGAAGTGCGAAGGAACAAGCCCCTGAGTTCATCTGTCTTACTGAGGCGGTGTTTGGGGGTGAACTGTTTTCAGGAGAAGCTTGTCATGTTGAAATGTTAATGGAGTGTTCAGATGCCGGAATGGGAAAACAAAACTCTTGATGATGACTTTGAACTCAATGGACACTGGTGGATTCCAGGCCAGGAAGATAAGGCGTTGCCTGGCGTTCTGACACGTAAGGCTGGCAATTCCAACCTGACTCTATTCGGAGCGTTTTCGTCCTTTTATGAATTGGGCACAATTAAGCGTCTGAATCCCCCAGGACCACTTCCAATTATTTTGGGAAGGGCAACGGATGGAACGAAGATCACTTTGTATAAGGCACGTCTTACCAGCAACATAACGCCTTTTGGCGGCAGCACTGCCACAGGTGAAGAAAAGTATCACCCATCCTACGTGTTCATCGGCGGACACTATGAAAACCCTGAACAGCTTACGTTTGTCTCGATGAGCATCTCAATTACAAACATTGAGACTTGGGTTGGGTACTACCCTATTCCTCGATTCCTCGAAAGAGATAAAGCTGATCCTCGAAAGATCTTAATTCAAGGAAGAGCAATGGATGACATTGTGTTCCCCATTCCTTCCATTGGCTCGACTCTCGCGCTAATTGGCGACGTATCGTATAAGGGTAACGCACTCAAGAAAGGAACCCTCACCCAGGTTATGCGGTTCGAGCTAATCCCAGAAAAACCTCAATCGTTCGATTGGTTTACTGATCAACGATACTACCTCCTCCAATTCATCACGTTCCTGATGGGAATCCCTGCGTTCAATCGGAACTTACATTTTGCAGGTGTAGAGCGGGACAATGGCTATGGCGACACGACAAACGACGAACTGAGCGTGTTCTATGATCCTGCTCGCAGCATAACCAACCCTTCAGAAACTGTATCTGACCTTGATATGCTGCTCCCATTTGGAAACCTTGCTGGGAGGTTCGGAGAGTTCGTAGCAGCTTGGTTTGCCAATAAGGGTAGGTTCGACGACGTGTGGGCATTGTTCTTTGGCACTGTCTATAACCGGTCGTTTTCTCTGGAGTATCGTTTTTCACGATTGGCGAATTGCCTTGAATGCTACAGCAGAATGATGGATCTACCCCCATCTAAATCGTCTGGAATCTTTGCTGTTCCAAAGGGCTGGAAGCATTTCACTCGATCCATGAACTTACCTACCGTCCCTGGAAGTAAGAAGAAGATTTCTCTTCGCCAGCGCCTGCTTGCAATTCTGCATTCTCTGCAACTAGAAACAGTAAGGCTCATTAGCTCAACCCCAGAAGTTCTTTGTGCCAAACTGGTAAAGGCTCGTGATTACCATTCCCACTACGCTGAGGAGATGAAGGGGGATGATCTCACCGGCACACCAATGTTCGTGTTCTGCGAGCGACTTCACATTCTTATCGTTATCTTGCTGCTGAAGAGCATCGGAATCGATGAGGCAGATATTCGTGTCATCATCGAAAACAATCAACGCATAATGATGATCCGTCACTCATACTTCGACAACGACATGTGATTTCTTCTTCGGAGCTTATCCACTTGCGGGGTGTGGTCTAAGACCATGATCGTACACAAGCCTACATGATTTGTGTCGATGGCACTACAAATCTCCTTTATGCAAGGGCAAGGACTGCTTCTGAGGCCGAACGTACCATGGCTATGATGGCCCTCCTTAGAGTACTGGGAAGTTCTAGCCAATGTGTAGCAACGTAGTTCAGGTCAAGATCCCTGGTGCAAGCACCGGTGCAAACGGTAGAGGGTGTTGACGTAAACTCTTTGGTGGCATCACTTAGATTTGGTGATCCGCAGCTCGACACGCTGGCAAACGCTACTGGCATAGGTTTTTTGCCTGACGATACACTTTTTGGAATCGTGGGAGAAACTTCGGCACTTGAGAGAGTAATAGACCGTAGTCTCTGGCAATCTGCCGTTTGACTTGCAATAGGGTATAGGAAGGGTTATCAATCAGCATATTTTCAATTGCTTGGTATGCTTGCTCCTTGCCTTCTGGTTTATTTTGGTAATCATTTATTTCGTTGCGAAGTATCAGTGCTAGCTTGTGACGACCAAGTTGTTTTGCCCTGGATGCTGCCTTCTCCATCCGAGTAAACCACTTCTTGCCATGACCAAGGCTGGCAACTGCGTGACAGATTTCATGAATCAGTAAACAGTCCTGCTCGTCGGGGTTATCGTATCTGGCAACAACCTCTATCACTCGTCTCTTGATGTCGCAGTAGCCGTGAACATTACGAACAGATGTAGCTCTGATCCGCCATCGATTCTCACGATCCCATCTTGGAAAGAATTGACGTTTGATTTCTAGAAAGTGCTGTCGGAGATTCATGGAAGTGTGTGTGTGTGTGTAATGAAACAGGTAATTGACGGCCATAGCCATTAGCTTAGCATTCAACGCATCAATGTTAAGCCAAGCGAATCTGGGTTTTGTAGATGATGGAGCCACTGTGATGAGGTCAAGTGTTTTGACTTTGAATGGCTCTCAGTCAACGCCTTGAACCACGGTCAATTGGGCTTCGCGTTTGCCCTGATAGGACTCCACCAGTCCTGCACTACAAACACCAATCGCCCCTGATACCGACAGATTACGCCTTGCCGTCGGCGTTCTAACTTGATCATCCGTGATCCTCCAGAAAGGTAATATTACCAACTCCAGTATAACACAAAGCCTGCTGTCTAGTTTGAAGCAATGGCCTGTACTATTCTTGCTTGCAATTTCACAAATGGGGTAAGCCGCCCGAAAGGGCTTACTTTTGGAAGGCTCCATCACTGATCGATGTGCTTTCCACCTTGCTTGCCAAGTGAGCGTCGTTTTGTTTCAGCAAGTATTGTGACTTATCCGGCGGCGCCGCCGAACTCGACTGCCTTTTCCTGGTATTAATTGCAGGATCATAAATCAGCTGATTCTAGCTGGAAACTATTCCAAGATAGTTTAGGGAGTATGTTGACCTTGTTATCCTCGGGTGAATCCAAGCGGATCAAGGCTGTCACTGGCAAGATCGACGATTTGAACTGATGGCACCAATTCAACCAGCTTGATTGAATTGCAATATGACCGTACAATCACCATTGTTCAGTCGTTAACGAAGCTTCGAAAATCCATGATGCGTTTTCTGTTGATCCATTACTTGGCATTTTCTACGGCATTTATGCCGATTGTTTGCTGCTGCACATTCCCTGCAAAGGTCGGCTCCAAATCGAATGAGGGGCAATCCAAGCAAACAGCTCCAGTTGAAAATTGTTGCTGTCATAAACAAGAATCCAAAACTGAGACATCAGCACCGTGCCAGACTCCAAGTGAAAACCATCGTAAAGGTTGCACTTGCAACACAGGGAAGGTTTTCTTTGTGAACAGCGGGAGTGCCGAGCAAAGTGCAGTTTCTCGCGATTTGAATCTGCTCGACGGTTTCAGGGCATTTGCTTTATTTCCTTGTTATGTCAACCTGTGGAATTTCTCGGATCTAAGCAATTTCCGATTGTCTACCTTGCGGCATAACGCATGTTTCCTTTCTTCTGTAGAGTTATTGCGCGCCAAATGCGTGCTTCGTTGTTAGTCCAAGTTGCTGCGACTGCTCCAAACCAATTTGGTCATTCCACTGCCTGAGACTGTATTGTCTCAGTCGCATCGTGCTATGGCAGTCTAAACTTCACCACATCCCGCTTACTCACTTCGGAACAACAGTCGTCTCGATTGTCACCGGCGTGTATGCGGTTCAATCCTCTTAATGTGTTCAGACCAAGGCCGGTCTGGCGCAATGTTCATGGCTGTTGTTTCCATTCACTCCTGTTGGAGAAGTTCGATGAAGATCATCGCTTTGGTATGTGCCGCTCTTCTCGGTTCGATGTTGGTTAATCAATCAACCCAAGCTGACGACAAAAAGGAAGTTACTCTCAATGGCACGATTCTCTGTGCTAAGTGCGCTTTGAAAGAAGCCAAGAAGTGTCAGAACGCAATCCAGGTAAAAGAAGGGGATAAGACTGTTACCTACCTATTTGATGATCGTGGCATGAAGGAATCTTACCACGAGGCGGTTTGTGGTGGAGAAAAGAAGGAAGGAACGGTCAAAGGCACCGTGAGTACCAAGGATGGGAAGCAGATTATCAAGCCCACCAAGGTGGAGTACGCCAAGTAACCGCCTATCCCAGTTCTTTTGATGGCAACAGTCTTTTGGACGTCAGGAAAGACAAGCCGAATAACAACCGTTGTGCAAGCCCGAATCTGCTCGGGCCGTACTTTGTTACGCCAGCAAGAAAGCGAGATATACTATGCCCGATCACGACACAACATCCGATGCAACCAACCAGTCCGAACGAAGTGAGGGTGGTCTACGGGCTCCACCAGGGTACGGTCCGTTTCGTAAGCTCTGGTGGTGGTTCGACTTCATCATCCTGGTGAATCTTGCCAGGTTGCGTTTCATTTTCATCCTCATTGCCATTGGGCTGGTGATCGTCTACTGGGACACTCTGGCGGCGCACTACGATCGATGGACGAGAAAAACCGACGAAAAGAAAGCTGTCGCAACTGATATTGAATACTTTTGCCCAATGCATCCGACAGTAGTGCGCGACAATCCGAAGGATAAATGCCCCATTTGTTTCATGCCGCTCTCAAAGCGGAAGAAAGGTGAGGCTCATGAAGAATCTCTTCCTCCGGGTATTGTAAGCCGGGTGCAGCTCTCGCCTTATCGAGTCGTACTGGCCGGAGTACAAACCTGGCGGGTAAGCTACGTGCCGCTCTCGAAACGAATTACCGCAGTCGGCTACGTGGAGTTTAACGAACGCGAGCTCAGGCAGGTGACGGCACGAGTGAAAGGCCGACTGGATAGGCTTACGGTGAATGAGACCGGGCAGATGGTCCATGAAGGAGAGGAGCTTGGCTCGCTTTACAGTCCTGAGCTTGTCTCGACGATCCAAAACCTGCTTGTTGCCCGGCAAAGTAAAAGTGTAGAACTCGAGGGATCGGCACGCAGTCGCCTGAAACTTTGGGGAGTCGCTGACGAACAGATCGACGAGATCATCCGCTTGGGGCGAGTAGACACACTGTTGAAGATTCGCTCCCCCATGAATGGGCATGTCATCAAGAAATATGTCAAGGAAGGCCAGTACGTAGATGAGGGGACGCCGCTCTACGACCTGGCAGACCTCTCGACAGTCTGGATTCAAGCCCAGGTTAACGAAGAAGATTTGGCTTTCCTTCCACCACAGGAGCAGTTCCACAAACGGGATGCGAGTCGAGCTGGGGCCATGCCAGTGACGGCGACGACCCGTGCTTTTCCGAACGAGAAGTTTAAGGGGCTTCTTACCTTCGTCCATCCCCACATCAGTGCTGACACACGGACTGTTACCGTCAGGTTCGAGCTGGATAATCCTGGGCATAAGCTGCGTCCCGGTTCTTCCGCAACGATCGACTTGGATGTAGCGCCGGTAAAGGTCCAGGCACTGGCGTCCGGAGTCGCTCCGGAACAGAGGGCCAAACTCGGCGAGGGCCTGCTGTTAGCAGTGCCTGAGAGTTCCATCATCGACACGGGCCGCCAGCAGATCGTCTACCGTGAGGCCTCGCCAGGGGAATATGAGGGTGTGAAGGTAGAACTGGGACCACGAATGAATGGGCCACAGGAAGTCGCATACTTCCCTGTCTTGCGAGGCTTAGTCGAGGGCGACTTGATTGTCACCGCAGGTTCTTTCCTGGTTGATGCAGAAACACGCCTCAACCCTGCTGCTGGCTCAATCTATTTTGGTGGCAGTGGCGGGACTGGTGGCACGAAACTCCCTGGCCAAGGCTCTGTCATCAAACCTTCGACACCGAATGATGAAGAGGCGATCATTGCCTCAAACCTGGCCAAGTTGCCCAGTGACGCTGAGAGACGTGAGGTGGCTGAACAGGAATACTGTGTCACACTGGACGACAGCAAGCTCGGCTCGATGGGTGTTCCCCTGCGTCTCGTCATCGAAGGAAGGGCGGTTTACATCTGTTGCAAGGGATGCAGCAAGGAGGCACTCGCCGACCCCAAAGCGACGCTGGCAAAGCTCGATAAACTCAAGGCTGCCAAGAAAACTCAGAGGTCCGCCACGAAGCCGTAACTGCACTGAGCGCCTTTACAAAAAGACGCAAGAGAATCTTCACGACCTAGGAGTAAGCAATGAGATCTATCACTCAACTAGCCTGTACTGCTTTGCTGATCACCTTCGTGGTCGGCTGTCAAAATGCCGGGAAAGTTACACCTAGTTCCACAGACAAAGTCTATGACCTGAGGGGAACAATCATGTCGATTGACAAAGAGAAGAATATGGTGATGCTCGACCACGAGGACATTCCAGGGCTCATGCGTGCTATGAAAATGAGCTTCCCCGTCGAGGACGCAAAACTTCTGACCAACCTCAAGGAAGGTGACAAGGTGCAGGGGATGATCAAAGCACGGGCTGATGGCAAGAACATCATTTCCGATCTGCAGAAGCGGAGCGATCCGTAGCAAGCAGACGCAGTGAACAATTGCCATCCCCTGAAAGGTGTAGCAGAACCATGATCGAGAAGATTATCGAGTATTCGATCCGCAACCGCTTTGTCGTGCTGATAGTTGCGGCAGCCCTAGCCGTTGGCGGGCTCTACGCCATGCTCGATACGCCTATCGATGCCATTCCGGACCTCAGCGAAAACCAGGTCATAGTCTTTACCGACTGGATGGGCCGCAGCCCCCGGGAGATCGAGGACCAGGTGACCTACCCGCTTTCCCGGAAGCTCCAGGGCCTGGCGGGTGTACGAGCAGTGCGTTCTTCGTCCGAGTTCAACTTCTCGATGATTACCCTCATTTTCGAGGATAACGTCGGCTACTATTTTGCGCGGCAAAGGGTGACGGAAAAGCTCTCTCAGGCTAACACGTTTCTGCCAACAGGAGTAGTTCCATACCTTGCACCCGACGCGACAGCCCTGGGGCAAATCTTCTGGTACACCGTTGAGGCTAGTCCCACGAATCCTGTCGATCAGCAGCGGCTGTGGGCACTGAACAAGTTCTACGTGCTGCCCCAGTTGAACTCAGCTGCAGGAGTGGCTGAAGTGGCGACTGTGGGCGGCACTCCGGTGGAATATCAGGTGGATGTCCGCCCAGAGGCACTCCGTGCTTACGGTGTGACGCTGAGCGATTTGTACGGTGCAGTCGCACGCAGCAACTCTCCGGCAGGCGGCGGGGTCATCCAGAAGAACAATGCCGAGTACATTGTCCGTGGCATCGGCTGGATACGGGACAAGCGTGACATTGAGGATACGATCGTCAAAGAAGTTGGTGGAACCCCGATTCTGGTGAAGCATGTCGCTACGGTACAGCTTGGCACTCAGTTCAGAAGAAGTGTTTTTGAGAAGGACGGCAACGAAGCGGTAGGCGGGGTGGTTCTCATGCGCCATGGCGAGAACCCCCTGGCCATTACAGATCGTGTCAAAGAAAAGATTACCGAGCTTCAGCCAGGTCTACCCAAGGGGGTGAGGATCGTTCCAGCTTACGACCGGACACGCCTCATCAAGGGTGCCATTCACACGCTCACCGACGTTATGTGGCACGAGATGGTGATTGCCGCCGTGGCGATCATGCTCATCCTGACACACCTGCGGAGCGTCTTTGTTATCTGCGTAACACTTCCGTTGTCAGTACTCTTTTCGTTTCTTCTTATGTGGCTGTTGCGAAAAGCAGGAATCATCGACATCCAGGCGAACATCATGTCGCTTGCAGGCATTACTATCTCTATCGGCATCCTGGTCGATCAGGCCATCGTCATGACTGAAAACGCCACGCATACGCTCAAGGCGCGGTTTGGGAATCGTCCCGTGACAGGCGACATCCGGGATTTAGTCATTCCTGCTTGCCGGTTGGTGGGCCGACCGATCTTCTTTTCCGTGCTCATCATGCTGATCTCGTTCATTCCAGTCTTCATGCTGAGTGGGCGGGAGGGCAAATATTTCCACCCTTTGGCCTTCACCAAGAGCTTCGCCATGATTGGTGTGGCACTGATTTCGGTGACAGTTGTTCCAGCTCTAATCCCTACCTTCCTCAAGGGGCGACTCAAGAGTGAAGAAGAGAATTGGATCGTTCGAAGC
It encodes the following:
- a CDS encoding efflux RND transporter periplasmic adaptor subunit; translated protein: MPDHDTTSDATNQSERSEGGLRAPPGYGPFRKLWWWFDFIILVNLARLRFIFILIAIGLVIVYWDTLAAHYDRWTRKTDEKKAVATDIEYFCPMHPTVVRDNPKDKCPICFMPLSKRKKGEAHEESLPPGIVSRVQLSPYRVVLAGVQTWRVSYVPLSKRITAVGYVEFNERELRQVTARVKGRLDRLTVNETGQMVHEGEELGSLYSPELVSTIQNLLVARQSKSVELEGSARSRLKLWGVADEQIDEIIRLGRVDTLLKIRSPMNGHVIKKYVKEGQYVDEGTPLYDLADLSTVWIQAQVNEEDLAFLPPQEQFHKRDASRAGAMPVTATTRAFPNEKFKGLLTFVHPHISADTRTVTVRFELDNPGHKLRPGSSATIDLDVAPVKVQALASGVAPEQRAKLGEGLLLAVPESSIIDTGRQQIVYREASPGEYEGVKVELGPRMNGPQEVAYFPVLRGLVEGDLIVTAGSFLVDAETRLNPAAGSIYFGGSGGTGGTKLPGQGSVIKPSTPNDEEAIIASNLAKLPSDAERREVAEQEYCVTLDDSKLGSMGVPLRLVIEGRAVYICCKGCSKEALADPKATLAKLDKLKAAKKTQRSATKP
- a CDS encoding copper-binding protein, whose translation is MRSITQLACTALLITFVVGCQNAGKVTPSSTDKVYDLRGTIMSIDKEKNMVMLDHEDIPGLMRAMKMSFPVEDAKLLTNLKEGDKVQGMIKARADGKNIISDLQKRSDP